From Pseudarthrobacter equi, a single genomic window includes:
- a CDS encoding MFS transporter, whose protein sequence is MTESGTPSRHRVATRTATAPLYAAGFVTAFGAHSIAAGLGAQSGNIGLTLLNLGILLALYDVAEVFLKPVFGALSDRVGPKPVIVGGLLAFAALSLIGLWAADPLMLALARLGQGAAASAFSPASSAMVARLARGGKAGAYFGKYGSWKSLGYIIGPLLGAGLILAGGFALLFGALAVLAAATAVWVLAAVPHLEPLPRQPYTVMDLARQVGERRFWVPTLVLAASTGALGAAIGFLPALATRHGMDAFAGTAAVSVLALGSVLTQPWMGRLRDQGRVTDNRGTTAGLLLIAAGVALLAAAPAAVTIFVAAAAIGVGIGAATPLGFAHLADSTPPERMGRTMGSAELGRELGDAGGPLLVGGVATLTALPFGLGALALVVAAASIPRLPPTSPPE, encoded by the coding sequence TCCGGAACCCCTTCCCGCCACCGGGTAGCCACCCGCACCGCCACGGCCCCGCTGTACGCCGCAGGGTTTGTGACGGCCTTCGGTGCCCACAGCATCGCGGCCGGCCTGGGCGCGCAAAGCGGGAACATCGGCCTGACGCTGCTGAACCTCGGCATCCTGCTGGCCCTGTACGACGTCGCCGAGGTCTTCCTCAAACCCGTGTTCGGCGCCCTCAGCGACCGGGTGGGGCCCAAACCGGTCATCGTGGGCGGGCTCCTGGCCTTCGCCGCCCTGTCGCTCATCGGGCTGTGGGCAGCGGACCCGCTCATGCTCGCCCTGGCCCGGCTGGGACAGGGCGCCGCCGCCTCAGCCTTCTCGCCGGCGTCGTCCGCCATGGTGGCGAGGCTCGCCCGCGGTGGAAAGGCGGGCGCCTACTTTGGCAAATACGGCTCCTGGAAGAGCCTTGGCTACATCATCGGTCCGCTGCTGGGCGCCGGGCTGATCCTGGCCGGCGGCTTCGCCCTGCTGTTCGGCGCCCTGGCCGTGCTGGCAGCGGCCACTGCCGTGTGGGTGCTGGCAGCGGTACCGCACCTCGAGCCGCTCCCCCGCCAGCCCTACACGGTCATGGACCTGGCCCGGCAGGTGGGCGAGCGCAGGTTCTGGGTTCCCACGCTGGTCCTCGCCGCCTCCACCGGCGCGCTCGGGGCGGCCATCGGCTTCCTTCCCGCACTGGCTACCCGACACGGCATGGACGCCTTCGCCGGTACCGCCGCCGTCAGCGTCCTGGCGCTCGGCTCGGTACTGACCCAGCCGTGGATGGGCAGGCTGCGGGACCAGGGCCGGGTCACGGACAACAGGGGCACGACGGCGGGGCTCCTCCTGATTGCCGCCGGCGTCGCACTGCTGGCGGCCGCCCCCGCGGCGGTCACCATCTTCGTCGCGGCGGCGGCGATCGGGGTGGGCATCGGCGCCGCCACTCCCCTGGGCTTCGCGCACCTCGCGGACAGCACCCCGCCGGAACGGATGGGCCGCACCATGGGATCCGCCGAGCTCGGCAGGGAACTCGGCGACGCCGGCGGCCCGCTCCTGGTGGGCGGCGTGGCTACTCTGACGGCCCTGCCGTTCGGACTGGGCGCCCTTGCGCTGGTGGTGGCAGCGGCCAGCATTCCCCGGCTGCCCCCAACCAGCCCGCCCGAGTAG
- a CDS encoding phosphatase PAP2 family protein, whose amino-acid sequence MTSSRQTHPRTPARPAPGSGFLFVLATLACVAGLVATYYYFVQTTTGQFIDESALVEAVDIHGPAGKATTRFLDLLPTISLVMAAVVILFVTVIRKHWTEAGIAVAACIGANVATQVLKDLLPARPDKGVVTLELNSLPSGHTTLAASAAAAVFLMASPRWRPMAGFVGGTFAIASGVSTLINQWHRPADVVAAFLLVGAFMIPAGWLILRRGTWIAWEGFNRHIGSARIWLVLPVLLGLASAAVAAYSLIRIAPSPWQETSTTNYFWAGISLIVIAGYLATVATTSLFAFAARRR is encoded by the coding sequence ATGACTTCCTCACGGCAAACGCACCCCAGGACGCCTGCCCGGCCCGCACCGGGCTCGGGTTTCCTGTTCGTGCTGGCCACCCTGGCCTGCGTTGCCGGGCTCGTGGCCACGTACTACTACTTCGTGCAAACCACCACGGGGCAGTTCATCGATGAGTCCGCACTGGTGGAAGCGGTGGACATCCACGGCCCGGCCGGCAAGGCAACCACCCGGTTCCTGGACCTGCTGCCCACCATCTCCCTGGTGATGGCCGCCGTCGTGATCCTGTTCGTCACCGTGATCAGGAAGCACTGGACCGAAGCCGGGATCGCCGTGGCGGCCTGCATCGGCGCGAACGTGGCCACGCAGGTGCTGAAGGACCTCCTCCCCGCCCGGCCGGACAAGGGTGTGGTAACCCTGGAGCTGAACTCGCTGCCGTCCGGGCACACCACCCTGGCGGCCTCGGCTGCGGCAGCCGTGTTCCTGATGGCCTCGCCCCGTTGGCGGCCCATGGCAGGGTTCGTGGGCGGCACGTTCGCCATCGCCTCCGGGGTATCCACCCTGATCAACCAGTGGCACCGGCCGGCCGATGTTGTGGCCGCGTTCCTGCTGGTGGGGGCATTCATGATTCCGGCCGGGTGGCTGATCCTGCGGCGCGGAACCTGGATCGCGTGGGAGGGCTTCAACCGGCACATCGGCTCGGCCAGGATCTGGCTGGTACTTCCCGTGCTGCTGGGCCTTGCCTCCGCGGCCGTTGCGGCCTATTCGCTGATCCGGATTGCACCGAGCCCCTGGCAGGAAACCAGCACCACCAACTACTTCTGGGCCGGGATCTCGCTGATCGTGATCGCCGGCTACCTGGCCACGGTGGCCACCACATCCCTGTTCGCATTCGCCGCGCGGCGCCGATGA
- a CDS encoding signal peptidase I produces the protein MAADLTAGPAFPARASRKKFRSAKPSPSAADESRRKGTGAWAAVGRILSMSAMLVALFAAVVLIVIPVATGSQSYTILTKSMVQKFPPGTFMVMKPVAFDELKYGDVITFQMYSGRPDVDTHRIIGFGSTQSGEKTLITKGDNNGANDPEPVRAIQVKGKLFYAVPYVGFVANVLGNADRDTWTVLAAVGLIGYGAITVYKSVRKPRGSKDPAGAVA, from the coding sequence GTGGCTGCTGACCTGACCGCCGGGCCGGCCTTCCCGGCCCGCGCATCGCGCAAGAAGTTTCGCTCCGCCAAGCCGTCGCCGTCGGCCGCTGACGAAAGCCGCCGCAAGGGCACCGGGGCGTGGGCCGCCGTCGGACGCATCCTGAGCATGTCCGCCATGCTCGTGGCGCTGTTCGCGGCCGTTGTTCTGATCGTGATTCCGGTGGCAACCGGCTCGCAGTCCTACACCATCCTGACCAAGTCCATGGTGCAGAAGTTCCCGCCGGGCACCTTCATGGTGATGAAGCCAGTGGCGTTCGACGAACTGAAGTACGGCGACGTCATCACCTTCCAGATGTATTCCGGCCGGCCGGACGTGGACACGCACCGGATTATCGGTTTCGGGTCCACCCAGTCGGGCGAGAAAACTCTGATCACCAAGGGCGACAACAACGGCGCCAACGATCCTGAGCCCGTCCGGGCCATCCAGGTCAAGGGCAAGCTGTTCTACGCAGTTCCGTACGTGGGCTTCGTGGCAAACGTCTTGGGCAACGCTGACCGGGACACCTGGACCGTCCTGGCCGCCGTCGGCCTCATCGGCTACGGCGCCATCACGGTCTACAAATCAGTCCGCAAGCCCCGCGGCAGCAAGGACCCGGCCGGAGCCGTGGCCTAG
- a CDS encoding alternate-type signal peptide domain-containing protein, with translation MKNSTLIKGSAAIAVGAALLLGGGGSLANWNAEASAAPGTIVAGDLNVTAAAGVWTDRTGATINVNSYKVVPGDKLTYTQTLTVALTGDKMAANVVLANVPANTFTADNVAISPLKLTNTAGDVTSSTVLRPVNGSATQTVTASTVFEFKSTTTGRSDVAKNYDLGNVSYTLTQLTQTGLS, from the coding sequence ATGAAGAACAGCACTCTGATCAAGGGATCCGCAGCCATCGCCGTAGGCGCAGCACTGTTGCTGGGCGGCGGCGGATCGCTGGCCAACTGGAACGCCGAGGCATCCGCGGCTCCCGGCACCATCGTCGCCGGCGACCTGAACGTCACAGCTGCCGCCGGCGTCTGGACCGACCGCACCGGCGCAACTATCAACGTCAACTCCTACAAGGTGGTTCCGGGTGACAAGCTCACCTACACCCAGACCCTGACGGTGGCACTGACTGGCGACAAGATGGCCGCCAACGTGGTGCTCGCGAACGTTCCGGCCAACACCTTCACCGCTGACAACGTCGCCATCTCCCCGTTGAAGCTCACCAACACCGCAGGTGATGTCACGTCGAGCACCGTTCTGAGGCCTGTCAACGGGAGCGCCACGCAGACCGTCACGGCATCGACTGTTTTCGAATTCAAGAGCACCACGACCGGCCGCAGCGATGTTGCCAAGAACTACGACCTCGGCAATGTGAGCTACACGCTGACCCAGCTGACCCAGACTGGTCTTTCCTAA
- a CDS encoding esterase/lipase family protein, which translates to MGETGTRVRTSPLQKALWWVQDYVYAAMCQVEGVLSRVQPGSFHQGTRNPVVIIPGVYENWQFMLPLIQRIHDAGHPVHVVTVLQRNKLEIPAAARLVAQHIEEAGLRDAAIVAHSKGGLIGKYAMLMMDPERRISKMITVCTPFSGSSYARYMLLPSLRMFSPRNALTLELAREEAINSRITSVYGPFDPHIPEGSVLPGATNIAIPTAGHFRILGDPETARIITEQLALPEPGSAL; encoded by the coding sequence ATGGGTGAAACGGGGACTCGGGTTCGGACCAGTCCACTGCAGAAAGCGCTGTGGTGGGTGCAGGACTATGTGTACGCGGCCATGTGCCAGGTGGAGGGCGTGCTGTCCCGGGTGCAGCCCGGGTCCTTCCACCAGGGCACACGGAACCCCGTGGTGATCATCCCCGGGGTGTACGAAAACTGGCAGTTCATGCTGCCCCTGATCCAGCGGATCCACGACGCCGGCCACCCCGTCCACGTGGTCACTGTCCTGCAGCGGAACAAGCTCGAGATCCCGGCGGCGGCCCGGCTGGTGGCCCAGCACATCGAGGAGGCAGGGCTGCGTGATGCCGCCATCGTGGCGCACAGCAAAGGCGGGCTGATTGGCAAGTACGCGATGCTGATGATGGACCCGGAGCGCCGGATCAGCAAAATGATCACGGTGTGCACCCCCTTTTCCGGCTCCAGCTACGCCAGGTACATGCTGCTGCCGAGCCTGCGGATGTTCTCGCCACGGAATGCCCTGACCCTGGAGCTGGCCCGCGAAGAAGCCATCAACAGCAGGATCACCTCCGTCTACGGCCCGTTCGATCCACACATCCCCGAGGGGAGCGTCCTGCCGGGTGCCACCAATATCGCGATTCCTACGGCCGGGCACTTCCGGATCCTGGGCGACCCGGAGACCGCCCGGATCATCACGGAGCAGCTGGCCCTCCCGGAGCCTGGCTCCGCGCTGTAG
- a CDS encoding FAD-dependent oxidoreductase, translating to MNTPRSIQRDCVIAGGGPAGMVLGYLLARAGLQVTVLEKHADFLRDFRGDTIHPSTITLLRELGLLERFLDLPLTRITTMDAVFDGERFTIADFGTLPAPDNFLVFAPQWDFLNFLAAEASALPGFELRMSTRADEVLHDGGRVAGVRATYADGALEVRAPLTVAADGRGSSLRNDAGLYPTGSGVPIDVLWFHLPKPLDPLPPTLGYVSGKGMVLTLDRGSYYQSGMIIRKDSFESIKAEGLAAFRARIGAAASHLAVPAESIVGWDQIKLLSVKINRLETWHRPGFIAIGDAAHAMSPMFGVGVNYAIQDAVALANAVAPGLARGEVSDESLAAVQKRREVPVRKMQRIQRLGHRAIARRPGRRAFVPRPAKWVLRAFGPWIRRRAARFIGIGFRPEHPRFF from the coding sequence ATGAACACTCCCCGGAGCATCCAGCGGGACTGCGTCATCGCCGGGGGAGGGCCCGCCGGAATGGTGCTCGGCTACCTCCTCGCGCGGGCTGGCCTGCAGGTCACGGTCCTGGAAAAGCACGCCGACTTCCTCCGTGATTTCCGCGGTGACACCATCCACCCGTCCACCATTACGCTCCTGCGCGAACTGGGCCTGCTGGAGCGGTTCCTGGACCTGCCGCTGACCCGCATCACCACCATGGACGCGGTGTTCGACGGGGAGCGTTTCACGATCGCGGACTTTGGCACCCTGCCGGCGCCGGACAACTTCCTGGTGTTCGCCCCGCAATGGGATTTCCTGAACTTCCTGGCGGCCGAGGCCTCGGCGCTGCCGGGGTTCGAGCTCCGGATGAGCACACGGGCAGATGAAGTACTTCACGACGGCGGCCGCGTGGCCGGGGTGCGGGCCACGTATGCTGACGGCGCGCTGGAAGTCCGCGCGCCCCTCACCGTGGCGGCCGACGGGCGCGGATCGTCGCTCCGGAACGACGCCGGGCTTTACCCAACCGGCTCGGGCGTGCCCATAGACGTGCTGTGGTTCCACCTGCCCAAGCCCCTCGACCCGCTTCCGCCAACGCTCGGCTACGTTTCCGGCAAAGGGATGGTGCTGACCCTGGACCGGGGCAGCTACTACCAATCCGGCATGATCATTCGCAAGGACAGCTTCGAAAGCATCAAAGCCGAAGGGCTTGCAGCGTTCCGTGCCCGCATCGGTGCCGCAGCTTCCCACCTTGCCGTCCCGGCGGAGAGCATCGTGGGTTGGGACCAGATCAAACTCCTGTCCGTGAAGATCAACCGGCTGGAGACGTGGCACCGGCCCGGATTCATCGCGATTGGGGACGCGGCCCACGCGATGTCGCCCATGTTCGGCGTCGGCGTCAATTACGCCATCCAGGATGCCGTGGCACTCGCCAACGCCGTCGCCCCCGGGCTGGCCCGCGGCGAGGTGAGCGACGAATCGCTGGCAGCGGTGCAGAAACGCCGGGAGGTACCGGTCCGGAAGATGCAGCGCATTCAACGCCTGGGCCACCGCGCCATCGCACGGCGTCCCGGCCGGCGCGCCTTCGTTCCCCGGCCGGCAAAGTGGGTTCTGCGTGCCTTCGGCCCGTGGATACGCCGGAGGGCAGCCCGGTTCATCGGCATCGGGTTCCGCCCAGAACACCCACGGTTTTTCTGA
- a CDS encoding MFS transporter — protein sequence MTSPGGSQPFNLRSIAVAAFGPTLLFGLGQGAILPVVALTARDLGATVAVAALIVTLMGLGSWFFNLPASLVTLKFGERWSIVGASVAAGLALAAAGLSSLAPNGLVLLAVAMTVVGMSGSVFGLARQKYLTEAVPVEFRARALSTLGGVNRIGVFIGPFLGAGVMQFGGINGAYWVGVVAMAAAALLSLTIPDLAAPDASDGGTPGPQPTLRSVAVSHAGVFLSVGIGILLLSALRSSRQVVIPLWADHLGMDATSASLIYGLSGAIDMLVFYPAGKLMDRKGRQFVAVPSTLLMGAALVLIPLTGSFTGLLLASLLIGFGNGISSGLVMTLGADFSPDRGRGQFLGLWRFMADAGSTGGPLLLSGVTAVASLGTGISATGILGFAAAAVFAVVIPRLKHRRNY from the coding sequence ATGACTTCCCCCGGTGGCTCCCAGCCCTTCAACCTGCGCAGCATTGCGGTGGCCGCCTTTGGACCCACCCTGCTGTTTGGCCTGGGGCAGGGGGCCATCCTTCCCGTGGTGGCCCTGACCGCCCGCGACCTGGGCGCCACAGTCGCCGTGGCGGCCCTCATCGTCACCCTGATGGGACTCGGATCCTGGTTCTTCAACCTGCCGGCCTCGCTTGTGACGCTGAAGTTCGGTGAGCGCTGGTCCATCGTGGGCGCGTCCGTCGCCGCCGGCCTGGCTCTCGCCGCTGCCGGGTTGTCCTCCCTTGCCCCCAACGGCCTGGTGCTGCTCGCCGTGGCGATGACCGTCGTCGGGATGTCCGGAAGCGTCTTTGGCCTGGCACGGCAGAAGTACCTCACCGAGGCGGTGCCGGTGGAATTCCGGGCCCGCGCGCTGTCCACGCTGGGCGGCGTAAACAGGATCGGCGTGTTCATCGGGCCGTTCCTGGGTGCTGGGGTGATGCAGTTTGGCGGCATCAACGGCGCCTACTGGGTGGGTGTGGTGGCCATGGCGGCGGCCGCGCTGCTGTCCCTCACCATCCCGGACCTGGCCGCTCCGGACGCGTCCGACGGCGGCACGCCAGGCCCGCAGCCCACGCTCCGGAGCGTCGCGGTGTCCCATGCCGGGGTCTTCCTCTCCGTGGGCATCGGCATTCTCCTACTGTCCGCCCTCCGCTCCTCGCGGCAGGTGGTGATCCCGCTGTGGGCCGACCACCTGGGCATGGACGCCACGTCCGCCTCGCTCATTTACGGCCTGTCCGGGGCCATCGACATGCTGGTGTTCTATCCCGCCGGCAAGCTCATGGACCGCAAGGGCCGGCAGTTCGTGGCCGTACCGTCCACCCTGCTGATGGGTGCGGCGCTGGTGCTGATCCCGCTGACAGGCTCGTTCACCGGGCTGCTGCTGGCCTCGTTGCTGATCGGGTTCGGCAACGGCATCAGCTCCGGGCTGGTGATGACGCTGGGGGCCGATTTCTCGCCGGACCGCGGACGCGGCCAGTTCCTTGGGCTCTGGCGGTTCATGGCCGACGCCGGCTCCACGGGCGGGCCGTTGCTGCTTTCCGGGGTGACCGCCGTGGCATCCCTGGGCACGGGGATCTCAGCCACCGGCATCCTGGGGTTCGCGGCGGCGGCCGTGTTCGCCGTCGTTATTCCCCGCCTGAAGCACCGCCGCAACTACTGA